A genome region from Myroides fluvii includes the following:
- a CDS encoding SanA/YdcF family protein has product MKRLLLGVLLVGVLLFTFIWWANTQVASSTKDQLFNDIDSLPHHKVGMVLGTSKHLSGGQLNYYFTYRMEATAQLYHAGKIDFIVVSGDNSHAGYNEPKDMEEALIERGIPKDRIYLDYAGFRTLDSVYRMQAIFNEEAFTIISQPFHNERAVYIANHLGLKTIGFNAQDVTRKYGFKTLLREKFARVKVLLDQLIDKKPKYLGPQILIGEGLKQEKVE; this is encoded by the coding sequence ATGAAAAGACTACTTCTAGGGGTACTCTTGGTAGGAGTTCTCCTATTCACTTTTATCTGGTGGGCGAATACACAGGTTGCATCCAGTACAAAAGATCAACTTTTTAACGACATAGACAGTCTTCCGCATCATAAAGTAGGAATGGTTTTAGGGACCTCAAAACATCTTTCTGGCGGACAACTCAATTACTATTTTACCTATCGCATGGAAGCAACAGCACAATTGTATCACGCGGGTAAAATTGATTTCATTGTAGTCAGTGGCGATAACAGTCATGCGGGGTATAACGAACCGAAAGACATGGAAGAAGCATTGATTGAACGCGGTATTCCCAAAGATCGAATCTATTTGGATTATGCCGGTTTTAGAACGTTGGATTCTGTTTATCGCATGCAAGCCATATTCAATGAAGAAGCTTTTACCATCATTTCACAGCCGTTTCACAATGAAAGAGCAGTTTACATTGCCAATCATTTAGGGTTAAAAACCATAGGATTTAATGCCCAAGATGTTACGCGTAAGTATGGATTCAAAACCCTATTGCGCGAAAAATTTGCAAGAGTTAAAGTATTACTCGATCAATTGATTGATAAAAAACCAAAATATTTAGGCCCACAAATTCTCATTGGAGAAGGGTTAAAACAAGAAAAAGTCGAGTAG
- the feoB gene encoding ferrous iron transport protein B: protein MTTHSACDLCDLNKAADLKKLGSLSGKYDYAIALAGNPNTGKSTLFNALTGLKQHTGNWPGKTVTRAEGSFSYGDQTYRLVDLPGTYSLMSTSEDEEVARDYILFGEPDVTVVVVDAGRLERHLSLVIQIQEITTKVVVCLNLMDEAKRHGVEIDVRGLSRDLGVPVIPTSARNKEGITDLLHAIDQVATGKFVAEQKNITGITGASRKAVQDVAADLNTLDANLPSVSWIAMRLIQQDASIQTALASGTLSPLITEKQVEPLVAKAKKYNETLGLDYSDNVASAIFAQVSKIVKGRVQADENQRAFRIDRMIDRVVTSKSLGFPLMLLLLGGVLWLTIVGSNYPSSALSYLLLDQLYPFLKEGAIHLNFPWWLSGFLIDGIYLATAWVIAVMLPPMAIFFPLFTLLEDFGYLPRVAFNLDRIFKGAGAHGKQALTMSMGFGCNAAGVVATRIINSPREKLIAIITNNFSLCNGRWPTQILMATIFIGALVPKYMAPTVSTLAVVGIVVLGISFTFFTSWLLSKTMLKGEASFFTLELPPYRPPRVWQTVYTSLIDRTLIVLWRAVVFAAPAGALIWLVCNIDIADKSIALWMIEGMNPFAVIIGLNGVILLAYIVAIPANEIVIPTILMLTAMVLGDATLGEGAGVMFEVSDGEIATILQMAGWTTLTGVNLMLFSLLHNPCSTTIYTIYKETHSVKWTTVASVLPIVFGLIVCFMVTQIWQLFT from the coding sequence ATGACGACACATTCAGCCTGTGACTTATGTGATTTAAATAAAGCGGCCGATTTAAAAAAATTGGGAAGCCTATCGGGCAAATACGATTATGCGATTGCTTTGGCAGGAAATCCCAATACAGGAAAAAGCACCTTATTTAATGCACTTACAGGACTTAAACAGCATACAGGAAACTGGCCTGGAAAAACAGTAACTCGAGCAGAAGGGAGTTTTTCCTATGGAGATCAAACCTATCGATTAGTTGATTTACCTGGAACCTATTCTTTGATGTCTACTTCAGAGGACGAAGAGGTAGCACGGGATTACATTTTATTTGGAGAGCCTGATGTGACCGTAGTTGTTGTTGATGCCGGAAGATTGGAACGCCATTTGAGTTTAGTCATTCAAATTCAAGAGATAACCACAAAAGTAGTGGTTTGTTTGAATCTAATGGATGAAGCGAAACGCCATGGGGTAGAAATTGATGTGCGAGGGTTGTCTCGCGATCTCGGTGTTCCCGTAATTCCAACATCAGCGAGAAATAAAGAGGGCATCACTGATCTCTTACATGCTATTGATCAAGTTGCGACTGGAAAATTTGTAGCGGAGCAAAAGAATATAACGGGGATTACTGGTGCATCGAGAAAAGCAGTTCAGGATGTAGCGGCGGATTTAAATACTTTAGATGCCAATTTGCCTAGCGTATCGTGGATTGCCATGCGTTTGATTCAGCAAGATGCCAGTATTCAAACAGCTTTAGCTAGTGGAACCTTATCTCCACTTATAACGGAAAAACAAGTGGAACCCCTTGTAGCAAAAGCAAAAAAATATAATGAAACCCTTGGACTAGATTATTCCGATAATGTCGCCAGTGCTATTTTTGCACAAGTTTCTAAAATAGTAAAAGGACGTGTTCAAGCAGATGAAAATCAACGGGCTTTCCGAATTGATCGTATGATTGATCGGGTGGTAACGAGTAAAAGCTTGGGATTTCCACTAATGCTTTTATTACTTGGCGGTGTACTTTGGTTGACGATCGTCGGATCAAATTATCCTTCTAGTGCTTTGTCTTATTTGCTTTTGGATCAACTGTATCCCTTTTTAAAGGAAGGAGCGATTCACCTGAATTTCCCTTGGTGGTTGTCCGGTTTTTTAATTGATGGTATATACTTAGCAACGGCTTGGGTGATTGCAGTAATGTTACCTCCCATGGCAATCTTTTTTCCTTTATTTACACTGTTAGAGGACTTTGGATATTTACCTCGAGTTGCTTTTAACCTGGATCGAATTTTTAAAGGAGCAGGCGCTCATGGCAAACAAGCTTTGACCATGAGTATGGGATTTGGTTGTAATGCCGCCGGTGTTGTTGCTACGCGAATTATAAATAGCCCACGTGAGAAGTTAATTGCAATTATAACCAATAACTTTTCGCTGTGTAATGGACGTTGGCCGACGCAAATTTTGATGGCAACTATTTTTATCGGTGCGCTAGTACCCAAATATATGGCACCTACAGTTTCTACTTTAGCAGTAGTTGGCATTGTCGTTTTGGGTATTTCCTTCACGTTTTTTACCTCGTGGTTACTGTCAAAAACGATGTTAAAAGGAGAAGCTTCGTTTTTCACGTTAGAATTACCGCCTTATCGCCCTCCAAGAGTATGGCAAACGGTTTATACGTCTTTGATTGATCGAACCTTAATTGTACTTTGGCGTGCTGTTGTTTTTGCAGCACCTGCTGGAGCGCTTATTTGGTTGGTTTGTAATATTGACATTGCAGATAAAAGCATAGCCTTATGGATGATTGAAGGGATGAATCCTTTTGCAGTAATTATTGGATTAAACGGGGTGATCCTATTGGCATATATTGTAGCCATTCCAGCTAATGAGATTGTGATTCCCACGATTTTAATGCTCACGGCTATGGTATTGGGTGATGCCACGTTGGGGGAAGGAGCAGGAGTGATGTTTGAGGTTTCAGATGGAGAGATTGCCACGATACTACAAATGGCTGGCTGGACAACCTTAACGGGAGTCAACCTCATGCTGTTTAGTTTGTTGCATAATCCGTGTAGTACAACTATCTATACCATTTACAAAGAAACGCATAGCGTAAAGTGGACCACAGTGGCTTCTGTTTTGCCTATTGTATTTGGATTAATTGTTTGTTTTATGGTTACCCAAATTTGGCAGTTATTCACTTAA
- a CDS encoding FeoA family protein gives MNLSDLKLGNKGIIKGIAKECPKEVHQRFLDLGFVAGATIAVHSISPLKDPVAYSIYNTIISLRREDAQMVLLETAL, from the coding sequence ATGAATTTATCGGATTTAAAATTAGGGAATAAAGGTATTATAAAGGGAATTGCAAAAGAGTGCCCTAAAGAAGTACATCAGCGATTTCTCGATTTAGGATTTGTGGCAGGTGCTACAATTGCTGTGCATAGCATTAGTCCCTTAAAAGATCCGGTAGCTTATTCTATTTACAATACAATTATCTCGCTGCGCAGGGAAGATGCACAAATGGTGTTGTTGGAGACAGCGTTATAA
- the recR gene encoding recombination mediator RecR, with amino-acid sequence MDFPSKLLEKAVEEISQLPGIGKRTALRLALHLLKQPEEQTSRLVVALDKMRREIGYCTSCHNISDAASCEICSNPSRDHQVICVVEDVRDVMALENTQLFKGIYHVLGGKISPIDGVGPSQLNIQSLVEKVKSGTVKELIFALSSTMDGDTTNFYIYKQIKDCDVITSTIARGIAVGDELEYADEVTLGRSLVHRVPFESAFKAI; translated from the coding sequence ATGGATTTTCCTTCAAAATTATTAGAAAAAGCAGTAGAAGAAATTTCTCAACTGCCTGGAATTGGCAAGCGTACGGCTTTGCGATTGGCTTTGCATTTATTAAAACAACCGGAAGAACAAACGTCTCGTTTGGTTGTGGCATTGGATAAGATGCGCCGTGAAATTGGTTATTGTACAAGTTGTCACAATATTTCTGATGCAGCAAGTTGTGAAATTTGCTCTAATCCGTCTCGCGATCATCAAGTTATCTGTGTGGTGGAGGATGTGCGCGATGTAATGGCTTTGGAAAATACGCAATTGTTCAAGGGAATATACCACGTGTTAGGAGGAAAAATATCTCCTATTGACGGGGTTGGACCTAGTCAACTGAATATCCAATCTTTAGTGGAAAAAGTGAAAAGTGGAACTGTAAAAGAGTTGATTTTTGCTTTGAGCTCTACGATGGATGGGGATACGACTAACTTCTATATTTATAAGCAAATCAAAGATTGTGACGTGATTACCTCAACTATTGCAAGAGGAATTGCCGTCGGTGATGAGTTAGAATATGCGGATGAAGTTACTTTAGGGCGCAGTTTAGTTCATCGTGTTCCTTTTGAAAGTGCATTTAAAGCGATTTAA
- a CDS encoding sodium:solute symporter: MTPITIIIIIAIYFGILIGISQLTSKKDSSNDAFFSANKNAKWYLVAFGMIGTALSGVTFISVPGEVGSPNGEQFKYFQFILGNAVGFIITAAVLLPLYYKYNLVSIYTYIEKKLGLYSYKSAASIFLLSRTIGSAFRLYLVVIVLQRYVFDYFGVPFFATVLIALLLIYAYTYKGGLKTIIITDSLQTFFLVSSVILTIIFICHQLDLSAIQAFEEVKNSNYSKIFFFEDFMGSRYHFIKQFLGGIFVTIAMVGLDQDLMQKNLSCKNIKEAQKNMYSFTGIFVIINLLFLGIGALLYIYANNQGIEVPLDAVTQKPRTDLLFPEIAFNHLSTIPALIFLLGLTAATFATTDSALTALTTSFCIDFLHMDKNKDNPANVWRRKLVHFGFSILMFLVIILFNAINDASVVSMIFKIASYTYGPLLGLFSFAILFKNRQVKDKLVPYICLISPFATLWFSNKATDLLNGYVFDNELILVNALITFILLLCISAKSKLIRA, from the coding sequence ATGACACCGATCACTATCATCATCATTATCGCTATCTACTTTGGAATACTCATTGGTATTTCTCAGTTAACGAGTAAAAAGGACAGTAGCAATGATGCTTTTTTTAGTGCAAACAAAAATGCGAAATGGTATTTAGTTGCCTTTGGAATGATTGGCACCGCCCTCTCTGGGGTTACTTTTATCTCAGTTCCTGGCGAAGTAGGTTCTCCCAATGGAGAACAGTTCAAGTATTTTCAGTTCATCTTGGGAAATGCTGTTGGTTTTATTATCACAGCTGCCGTACTACTCCCCTTGTATTACAAGTATAATTTAGTTTCTATTTATACCTACATCGAAAAGAAATTAGGCCTTTATAGCTACAAAAGTGCGGCTTCTATTTTCTTACTCAGTAGAACAATCGGCTCAGCCTTTCGCCTCTACCTCGTAGTGATTGTTTTACAGCGCTATGTGTTTGATTACTTTGGCGTTCCCTTTTTTGCAACGGTACTAATTGCGCTCTTGCTCATCTACGCTTATACGTATAAAGGAGGTTTGAAAACAATTATTATCACCGATTCACTACAAACCTTTTTCTTAGTATCCTCTGTTATCTTGACGATTATTTTCATCTGTCACCAATTGGATTTATCAGCTATTCAGGCATTTGAAGAGGTTAAAAACAGCAACTATTCCAAAATATTTTTCTTTGAGGATTTTATGGGTAGCCGCTATCACTTTATCAAACAATTCTTGGGAGGTATATTCGTTACCATTGCCATGGTTGGTTTGGATCAGGATTTAATGCAAAAGAATTTAAGTTGTAAAAACATCAAAGAAGCCCAAAAAAACATGTATTCGTTTACAGGAATATTCGTTATTATCAATCTTCTTTTCTTGGGAATTGGTGCCCTCCTGTATATTTACGCAAACAACCAAGGTATTGAAGTGCCCTTAGACGCCGTAACGCAAAAACCACGTACGGATTTACTATTTCCAGAGATAGCATTCAATCACTTATCCACGATTCCCGCGCTTATCTTTTTATTGGGACTAACAGCAGCTACTTTTGCCACGACAGATTCAGCTTTGACAGCTTTAACAACTTCCTTCTGCATTGATTTCTTACACATGGATAAAAACAAAGACAATCCAGCTAATGTATGGAGAAGAAAACTAGTGCACTTTGGATTTTCTATCTTGATGTTTTTAGTCATTATCCTGTTCAATGCGATCAATGACGCTTCAGTTGTCAGTATGATTTTTAAGATTGCTTCTTATACGTACGGTCCACTATTGGGATTATTCAGCTTTGCCATTCTATTTAAAAATCGCCAAGTGAAAGACAAATTAGTCCCTTACATTTGTTTGATTTCCCCTTTTGCCACCCTGTGGTTTAGCAACAAGGCAACTGATTTGTTGAATGGCTATGTTTTTGACAATGAATTAATCCTAGTCAATGCGCTGATTACCTTTATCCTATTACTTTGTATCAGCGCTAAATCAAAACTGATTCGTGCGTAG
- a CDS encoding CoA-binding protein: protein MKKTIVLGASLKEERYSNQAIRMLREYGHPVVAHGLRAGQVMDVDIQTELKMYADIDTVSLYLNPQRQEEFYDYIIQLKPNRVIFNPGTENSDFYKRLIRHNIGYEEACTLVLLRTNQF, encoded by the coding sequence ATGAAGAAAACAATCGTTTTAGGTGCTTCTTTGAAAGAAGAGCGCTATTCGAATCAGGCGATTCGAATGCTACGCGAATATGGTCATCCTGTCGTAGCTCATGGTTTGAGAGCAGGACAAGTCATGGATGTAGATATTCAAACAGAACTGAAGATGTATGCCGATATAGATACGGTTTCCCTCTATTTGAATCCGCAAAGACAAGAAGAATTTTACGACTATATTATTCAACTAAAACCCAATCGCGTAATTTTTAATCCTGGAACGGAAAATTCTGATTTTTACAAGCGATTAATTCGTCATAACATTGGGTATGAAGAAGCGTGTACGTTAGTACTTCTACGCACGAATCAGTTTTGA
- a CDS encoding OmpW/AlkL family protein, with translation MKKLFLSLLGAVLLMGNTATAQETPTNEKESYKWQVRLRGVGVIPHNRAEIGTIGGQIDVNNNFIPELDFTYFFTENIAAELILGTSRHTVGTLGSDLTAIDGASSANVDLGSVWLLPPTLMVQYHYPVTNNFKPYVGVGVNYTIFYNEKSGDAKAISYDNKFGWGYQFGFDIDITDKFFINVDFKKLFLKTDVTVDATNLNPKGTQLDLPAKVKIDPMLIGFGVGMRF, from the coding sequence ATGAAAAAGCTATTTCTATCATTATTAGGAGCTGTTTTATTAATGGGTAACACGGCTACTGCTCAAGAAACACCTACAAACGAGAAAGAATCGTACAAATGGCAAGTACGCCTACGTGGTGTTGGTGTAATTCCTCACAACAGAGCGGAAATTGGAACTATTGGAGGACAAATCGATGTGAACAACAACTTCATTCCAGAGCTTGACTTTACGTATTTCTTTACAGAAAACATCGCTGCAGAATTAATCTTGGGTACTTCAAGACACACAGTTGGTACTTTAGGTTCTGATTTAACTGCTATTGATGGAGCTTCTAGTGCGAATGTAGATTTAGGAAGCGTATGGTTATTACCTCCTACATTAATGGTACAATACCACTATCCTGTAACCAATAACTTCAAACCGTATGTTGGGGTTGGGGTAAACTACACCATCTTCTATAACGAAAAATCAGGGGATGCTAAAGCTATTTCTTATGATAATAAATTTGGTTGGGGATACCAATTCGGATTTGATATTGACATCACGGATAAGTTCTTTATCAACGTTGACTTCAAAAAATTATTCTTGAAAACAGACGTAACAGTTGATGCTACAAACTTAAATCCTAAAGGAACACAATTAGATCTTCCTGCTAAAGTAAAAATTGACCCTATGTTGATTGGTTTTGGTGTAGGGATGCGTTTTTAA
- a CDS encoding MATE family efflux transporter — MDSSISFKGINKLAIPAIFSGISESIITLTDIAIVGNLKENSVEALGAVGLVGSFLSAIIWVVAQTKTSLSATVSQHYGSNRLTVIKTLIPQAILFNFALSLFLFLTTTFFVHEIFTAYNAEGLLLNYAKEYYLIRAWGFPLTLITFALYGVFRGLQNTIWAMKCSLTGAALNVVLTYILVYGIEGFIPAYHIKGAAYASVVAQTVMLGMAFYYFFKYTPFTMRISKNINPTLKPFIIMSFNFIIRTATLNVAIYLANAYATGYGKSFIAAQSILMNIWLFFSFFIDGYATAGNAMAGKLLGEKNYTLMWKMSKAISRYAIVISIILIAICFVFYEQIGLLFNQDPDVIRVFTSVFWIILLVQPINSLAYIYDGIFKGMGDAKFLRNNLIFATFCGFLPTLLLLDYFGFQLYSVWIAFAVWMCCRSFPLMYIFKKKYVENG; from the coding sequence ATGGACTCGTCTATCTCTTTCAAAGGAATCAATAAACTCGCTATACCCGCCATTTTTTCTGGAATATCGGAATCGATCATTACACTAACCGATATTGCTATTGTGGGAAATTTAAAAGAAAATAGTGTGGAGGCCTTAGGAGCCGTAGGATTAGTCGGTTCATTCTTATCTGCTATTATCTGGGTTGTGGCTCAAACCAAAACATCACTCTCTGCTACGGTATCTCAACATTATGGATCAAATCGATTAACGGTAATCAAAACCTTGATCCCACAGGCTATTCTCTTCAACTTTGCTTTGAGTCTTTTTTTATTCCTGACAACCACCTTTTTTGTACACGAAATTTTCACTGCCTATAATGCTGAGGGATTACTACTTAACTACGCTAAAGAATACTATTTAATTCGCGCTTGGGGTTTTCCATTAACCTTAATCACCTTTGCCTTATATGGGGTTTTTAGAGGGTTACAAAATACGATTTGGGCCATGAAATGTAGTCTAACAGGAGCTGCGTTAAATGTTGTTCTTACCTATATTTTAGTCTATGGAATAGAAGGTTTCATCCCGGCTTATCACATCAAAGGCGCTGCCTATGCTAGCGTAGTGGCTCAAACGGTTATGCTTGGTATGGCCTTTTACTACTTCTTCAAATACACGCCTTTTACGATGCGTATCAGTAAAAATATCAACCCGACATTGAAGCCCTTTATCATCATGAGCTTTAATTTTATTATTCGAACAGCAACCTTGAATGTTGCCATCTACTTAGCCAATGCTTATGCAACGGGTTATGGGAAAAGCTTTATCGCTGCTCAAAGTATCTTGATGAATATTTGGTTGTTTTTCTCTTTTTTTATTGATGGATATGCCACTGCTGGAAATGCCATGGCAGGTAAACTATTGGGGGAAAAGAACTATACGCTCATGTGGAAAATGAGTAAGGCTATCAGTCGATATGCAATTGTCATTTCCATTATTCTCATTGCAATTTGCTTTGTTTTTTACGAACAGATTGGATTGCTCTTTAATCAAGACCCTGACGTAATCCGCGTTTTTACTTCGGTGTTTTGGATTATTCTATTGGTACAACCCATCAATTCACTCGCGTATATTTACGATGGTATTTTTAAGGGAATGGGCGATGCAAAATTCCTGAGAAACAACTTGATCTTTGCTACTTTTTGTGGCTTTCTTCCTACCCTCCTCCTCCTCGATTATTTCGGATTCCAACTATACAGCGTTTGGATTGCCTTCGCCGTTTGGATGTGTTGTCGAAGTTTTCCTTTGATGTATATTTTTAAAAAGAAATATGTGGAAAACGGTTAA
- a CDS encoding heavy metal translocating P-type ATPase, which yields MIHQDKDSCCNSKLEFNKKPTSNHNHEGHDHSHDDHDHNHGEMNSKYAIGFSIVMFFLGVLFANILKAEWFVGNPTLRILWYLAAYVPVGFPVLKEAFSLILKKDFFNEFSLMGIATLGAFAIGEYPEAVAVMLFYTIGEIFQESAVNKAKGNIKALLDIRPNEASVFRNNAFTVVNPEEVQLGERIQVKVGEKIPLDGELLSDKGSFNTAALTGESKPSSYRKGETVLTGMINLEQVIEIRTTKLYQDSSLAKILEMVQEASARKAPTELYIRKFAKVYTPIVFFLAVLLTFVPYFFLGDAYVFAQWLERALVFLVISCPCALVISVPLGYFGGIGAASRNGILFKGSNFLELMAKLDLVVMDKTGTLTEGVFKVQKVETTWPEEQFVQFVAAIEKQSTHPIAKAIVEAYPTSLVAENVREISGKGLAGIINNQEILVGNTALLSQHHIAYPTAIDAIVESIVVVAIDNQYAGYITIADQIKVDAKDAIRLMKSMGVQKTIMLSGDKDTITQKVAKETGIDFAMGGLLPEGKVEQVEQLKKDNPTSAIAFVGDGINDAPVLALSDVGIAMGGLGSDAAIETADVVIQTDQPSKIATAIHIGKETRKIVIQNITLALVVKIIVLILGAGGIATMWEAVFADVGVALLAILNAVRIQKMKFI from the coding sequence ATGATACATCAAGATAAAGACAGTTGCTGTAATTCAAAACTTGAATTCAACAAAAAACCAACCTCCAATCACAATCACGAAGGTCATGATCACAGTCACGACGACCACGATCACAACCACGGGGAGATGAATAGCAAATACGCCATTGGTTTTAGTATTGTGATGTTCTTTTTGGGCGTACTCTTTGCTAATATACTCAAAGCCGAATGGTTCGTAGGAAATCCTACACTGCGCATTTTATGGTATTTGGCTGCTTATGTTCCTGTGGGATTCCCTGTCCTCAAAGAAGCATTCTCCCTCATCTTAAAAAAAGATTTTTTTAATGAATTCTCTTTAATGGGAATTGCTACTTTAGGAGCTTTTGCTATTGGAGAATATCCCGAAGCCGTGGCTGTTATGTTATTCTACACCATTGGGGAAATATTTCAAGAATCAGCAGTAAACAAAGCAAAGGGCAACATTAAGGCTTTACTGGATATCCGTCCAAATGAGGCAAGTGTATTTAGAAATAACGCCTTTACCGTAGTTAATCCAGAAGAAGTACAACTAGGTGAACGCATTCAGGTTAAAGTGGGAGAAAAAATCCCATTAGACGGAGAGCTATTATCTGATAAAGGAAGTTTTAATACCGCTGCCCTAACAGGAGAAAGTAAACCTTCTAGCTATAGAAAAGGAGAAACGGTTCTAACAGGGATGATCAATTTAGAACAAGTCATTGAAATTCGTACCACTAAATTATACCAAGACAGTTCGTTGGCTAAAATCCTAGAAATGGTACAGGAAGCTAGTGCGCGTAAAGCGCCAACAGAATTGTATATTCGAAAATTTGCTAAAGTCTATACACCTATTGTATTCTTTTTAGCGGTATTATTGACCTTTGTTCCTTACTTCTTTTTAGGTGATGCTTATGTCTTCGCTCAATGGCTAGAAAGAGCCCTGGTATTCTTGGTAATTTCTTGTCCATGTGCTTTAGTTATTTCTGTTCCACTAGGTTATTTTGGTGGAATCGGAGCTGCTTCGCGCAACGGTATCTTATTTAAAGGATCGAATTTCTTAGAGCTAATGGCCAAACTAGATCTTGTTGTCATGGATAAAACCGGAACGCTGACAGAAGGGGTTTTTAAAGTTCAAAAGGTAGAAACAACTTGGCCAGAGGAGCAATTCGTACAATTCGTAGCTGCGATTGAAAAACAATCAACGCATCCTATTGCCAAAGCTATTGTTGAAGCTTATCCCACTTCACTAGTAGCGGAAAACGTAAGAGAAATATCTGGTAAAGGTCTAGCAGGAATTATCAATAATCAAGAAATACTAGTGGGAAATACCGCTTTATTATCGCAACATCATATTGCATATCCAACAGCAATCGATGCAATCGTTGAAAGTATTGTAGTTGTTGCTATTGATAATCAATATGCAGGTTATATTACCATTGCGGATCAAATTAAAGTAGACGCCAAAGACGCGATTCGATTGATGAAATCCATGGGGGTCCAAAAAACAATTATGTTGAGTGGCGATAAAGATACAATCACCCAAAAAGTAGCCAAAGAAACGGGGATTGATTTTGCAATGGGTGGACTATTACCTGAAGGGAAAGTAGAACAAGTAGAACAACTGAAGAAAGACAATCCGACGAGTGCTATTGCCTTTGTAGGAGATGGAATTAATGATGCACCCGTACTCGCTTTAAGTGATGTAGGAATTGCCATGGGTGGTTTAGGTAGTGATGCGGCCATTGAAACAGCAGATGTCGTTATTCAAACGGATCAACCCTCTAAAATAGCCACTGCTATTCACATTGGTAAAGAAACACGCAAAATCGTTATTCAGAATATTACCTTAGCCTTAGTGGTGAAAATTATTGTACTCATCTTAGGTGCTGGAGGAATTGCCACCATGTGGGAAGCTGTTTTTGCCGATGTTGGGGTTGCCCTACTCGCCATCCTAAATGCAGTGAGAATTCAGAAAATGAAATTTATATAA
- a CDS encoding RNA polymerase sigma factor, whose protein sequence is MYMDTKDDQEDLYQEMVCQLWKSYASFKGNSQFSTWMYRVSLNTAITYFKRDSKRSEHTNSLGLAEHQLRNEESDWEIERQIEYLYKAIHELNDVEKALIFLYLEGFSHDEIGQNLGISEGNARVKLNRTKNKLQEIIKVKGYEF, encoded by the coding sequence CTGTATATGGATACAAAGGACGATCAAGAAGATTTGTATCAAGAAATGGTTTGTCAATTGTGGAAATCTTATGCAAGCTTTAAAGGTAATAGTCAGTTTTCTACTTGGATGTATCGCGTTTCTTTGAATACAGCGATTACTTATTTTAAAAGGGATAGTAAAAGATCCGAGCATACTAATTCCTTAGGTTTAGCTGAACATCAACTGCGTAATGAGGAAAGTGATTGGGAAATTGAGCGTCAAATAGAGTATCTCTATAAGGCAATTCACGAACTAAACGATGTAGAGAAGGCCTTGATTTTTCTTTATTTGGAAGGTTTTTCTCATGATGAGATTGGACAAAATCTTGGTATTTCTGAAGGAAATGCACGGGTGAAATTAAATCGAACAAAAAATAAATTACAAGAAATTATTAAAGTAAAGGGCTATGAATTTTGA